From Kineosporia succinea, the proteins below share one genomic window:
- the rlmB gene encoding 23S rRNA (guanosine(2251)-2'-O)-methyltransferase RlmB, producing the protein MAGNSSRKGATRNPGSKKGATVGTGGQSRKRLEGKGPTPKAADRDYHPAARRAKAAAKNAMKASGKGTGRPSSTGGRSQQRRSSSSASSEMVAGRNPVVEALRAGVPAKALYVATGIDNDDRVRESLKTAADAGLPLLEASRTDLDRLTGGAVHQGLVLQVPPYDYAHPSDLLELAVDSGRPPLLVVLDGVTDPRNLGAVVRSVSAFGGHGVIVPERRAAGMTATAWKTSAGAAARTPVARVANINRAIESLKAAGLFVVGLDAGGDVELPGLELATGPLVLIAGAEGKGLSRLVRENCDAIASIPMIGGTESLNASVAMGVSLYEVSRLRASR; encoded by the coding sequence GTGGCCGGTAATTCGTCGCGTAAAGGGGCTACTCGCAACCCCGGTTCGAAGAAGGGTGCGACGGTAGGAACCGGCGGCCAGTCCCGTAAGCGCCTGGAGGGCAAGGGCCCCACGCCCAAGGCCGCCGACCGTGACTACCATCCCGCCGCCCGCCGGGCCAAGGCCGCGGCCAAGAACGCCATGAAGGCGTCGGGCAAGGGCACCGGGCGGCCCTCGTCCACCGGTGGCCGCTCGCAGCAGCGCCGCTCGTCGTCGTCCGCCAGTTCGGAGATGGTCGCCGGCCGCAACCCGGTGGTCGAGGCGCTGCGGGCCGGCGTGCCGGCCAAGGCGCTCTACGTGGCCACCGGCATCGACAACGACGACCGCGTCCGCGAGTCGCTGAAAACCGCCGCCGACGCCGGGCTTCCGCTGCTCGAGGCCTCGCGCACCGACCTCGACCGGCTCACCGGCGGGGCTGTGCACCAGGGCCTCGTGCTGCAGGTCCCGCCCTACGACTACGCGCACCCGAGCGATCTGCTCGAGCTCGCGGTCGACAGCGGAAGGCCGCCGCTGCTGGTGGTTCTCGACGGGGTGACCGACCCGCGCAACCTGGGTGCAGTCGTCCGTTCGGTGTCCGCGTTCGGTGGCCACGGCGTCATCGTGCCCGAGCGCAGGGCGGCCGGTATGACCGCCACCGCCTGGAAGACCTCGGCCGGGGCCGCTGCCCGCACCCCGGTCGCCCGAGTCGCCAACATCAACCGGGCGATCGAGTCACTCAAGGCCGCCGGGCTTTTCGTGGTCGGTCTGGACGCCGGCGGCGACGTCGAGCTGCCCGGCCTGGAGCTGGCCACCGGCCCGCTCGTGCTGATCGCCGGCGCCGAGGGCAAGGGCCTGTCCCGCCTGGTGCGCGAGAACTGCGACGCGATCGCCTCGATCCCGATGATCGGCGGCACCGAGTCGCTCAACGCCAGTGTGGCGATGGGCGTTTCGCTCTACGAGGTGTCGCGTCTGCGGGCGTCCCGGTAA
- a CDS encoding DUF4032 domain-containing protein encodes MTATRTLQITSAAPDPALLDLPWDVPLENWPANRLATLPRGISRHVVRFVQLSGNVIAAKEITEEFARREYGLLRLLRRLGLPAVEPLGIITGRTDANGEDLDPVLLTRHLQFSLPYRAVFSQAIGPEPVMRLVDAQAVLMVRLHLSGFYWGDVSLSNTLFRRDAGAFAAYLVDAETGDLYDTLSRGQREHDLDLARTNIAGELMDLEAGGLLDESLDPVKTADAFIERYRTLWSELTAKEAFEPDERWRVEARIRRLNDLGFDVGELNINTDVTGTSIEIQPKVVDAGHHRRRLLRLTGLDVEENQARRLLNDLDTYRAATDRQGIDEDVISHEWLARRFEPVVRAVPADMRGKLAPAEIFHEVLEHAWFISENKGRDIGIDEAVASYIRNVLVHRPDEKAVLGVDTQEMPVVSDPII; translated from the coding sequence ATGACAGCCACACGAACACTTCAGATCACGTCCGCGGCACCCGATCCGGCCCTGCTGGACCTGCCGTGGGACGTTCCGCTGGAGAACTGGCCCGCCAACCGGCTGGCCACCCTTCCGCGCGGTATCTCGCGCCACGTCGTGCGTTTCGTGCAGCTCTCCGGCAACGTGATCGCCGCCAAGGAGATCACCGAGGAGTTCGCGCGCCGCGAGTACGGCCTGCTGCGCCTGCTGCGCCGTCTGGGCCTGCCAGCGGTCGAGCCGCTGGGCATCATCACCGGGCGCACCGACGCCAACGGTGAAGACCTCGACCCGGTGCTGCTCACCCGGCACCTGCAGTTCTCACTGCCCTACCGCGCGGTCTTCTCCCAGGCCATCGGCCCGGAGCCGGTGATGCGGCTGGTCGACGCCCAGGCCGTGCTAATGGTGCGTCTGCACCTGAGCGGCTTCTACTGGGGCGACGTCTCACTCTCGAACACGCTCTTCCGGCGGGACGCGGGCGCTTTCGCCGCCTACCTGGTCGACGCCGAGACGGGCGACCTGTACGACACCCTGAGCCGGGGGCAGCGCGAGCACGACCTCGACCTGGCGCGCACCAACATCGCCGGCGAGCTGATGGACCTCGAGGCCGGTGGCCTGCTCGACGAGAGCCTCGACCCGGTGAAGACCGCCGACGCGTTCATCGAGCGCTACCGCACCCTGTGGTCGGAGCTCACCGCCAAGGAGGCCTTCGAGCCGGACGAGCGCTGGCGGGTCGAGGCCCGTATCCGCCGTCTCAACGACCTGGGTTTCGACGTCGGCGAGCTGAACATCAACACCGACGTCACCGGCACCTCGATCGAGATCCAGCCCAAGGTGGTGGACGCGGGGCACCACCGCCGCCGTCTGCTGCGGCTGACCGGTCTGGACGTCGAGGAGAACCAGGCCCGGCGGCTGCTCAACGACCTCGACACCTACCGCGCCGCCACCGACCGGCAGGGCATCGACGAAGACGTGATCTCGCACGAGTGGCTGGCCCGCCGGTTCGAGCCGGTGGTGCGGGCCGTCCCGGCCGACATGCGCGGAAAACTGGCCCCGGCCGAGATCTTCCACGAGGTGCTGGAGCACGCGTGGTTCATCTCGGAGAACAAGGGCCGCGACATCGGTATCGACGAGGCGGTCGCCAGCTACATCCGCAACGTGCTGGTGCACCGGCCCGACGAGAAGGCCGTACTGGGTGTCGACACCCAGGAGATGCCGGTCGTGAGCGATCCGATCATCTGA